A genomic stretch from Halichoerus grypus chromosome 7, mHalGry1.hap1.1, whole genome shotgun sequence includes:
- the OR10X1 gene encoding olfactory receptor 10X1: MENGIFICCFFQISDMQTMKVNQTILKEFVLVGFSVYPHGQIFLFVVFLCLYLLTLTGNLAIMGLTWVDRSLHTPMYLFLGALSFSETCYTLTIIPKMLADLLTENRSISVTGCGLQMCFFLGLGGTNCIVLTLMGYDRFLAICNPLRYPLLMTNVVCGQLVASAWAGGFLISLIETALIFRASFCSPKLVQHFFCHMRAVVRLSCLDSDLTESIVTVISVSGLMGTFLLIVITYVFILSTVFRIPSAEGKQKAFSTCVSHLTVVVVHFGFAAIVYLKPEASGGDDTLMAVPYTVITPFLSPLIFSLRNKDMKNALRKVLRKRSFLNK; encoded by the coding sequence atggagaatggaatatttatttgttgtttctttcagaTTTCAGACATGCAAACAATGAAGGTCAACCAGACAATCCTGAAAGAATTCGTTCTTGTTGGTTTTTCCGTGTACCCACATGGGCAGATATTCCTCTTCGTGGTCTTCCTTTGCCTCTATCTTCTCACCCTCACAGGTAACCTGGCCATCATGGGTCTAACTTGGGTGGACAGATCTCTCCACACCCCTATGTACCTCTTCCTtggtgccctctctttctctgagacCTGCTACACACTGACCATCATCCCCAAGATGCTGGCAGATCTGCTGACTGAGAACAGAAGCATCTCAGTCACGGGGTGTGGCTTGCAGATGTGTTTCTTCTTGGGACTCGGTGGCACCAATTGCATCGTCCTCACCTTGATGGGATATGATCGCTTTCTGGCCATCTGCAACCCTCTCAGGTATCCACTGCTTATGACCAATGTGGTGTGTGGACAACTTGTGGCCTCTGCTTGGGCTGGAGGCTTCCTTATCTCTCTGATAGAGACTGCGCTGATATTCAGGGCCTCCTTCTGCAGCCCCAAACTTGTCCAACACTTTTTCTGCCACATGCGGGCAGTGGTGAGGCTCTCCTGTCTAGACAGTGACCTCACAGAATCCATTGTGACGGTGATCTCAGTGTCAGGCTTGATGGGCACCTTCCTGCTCATCGTCATCACTTACGTGTTCATTCTTTCCACTGTCTTCAGGATCCCGTCAGCCGAGGGCAAGCAAAAGGCTTTCTCTACCTGCGTCTCACATCTCACAGTGGTCGTTGTCCACTTTGGGTTTGCAGCTATTGTCTATCTGAAGCCAGAAGCCTCAGGAGGAGATGACACACTCATGGCTGTCCCTTACACGGTCATTACTCCTTTCCTCAGTCCCCTTATTTTCAGCCTCAGGAATAAGGACATGAAGAATGCTTTAAGAAAGGTGCTTAGAAAGAGGagtttcttgaataaataa
- the OR6Y1 gene encoding LOW QUALITY PROTEIN: olfactory receptor 6Y1 (The sequence of the model RefSeq protein was modified relative to this genomic sequence to represent the inferred CDS: inserted 1 base in 1 codon), whose product MLTLPVAGSINVRNHRLVLRTWKKPILSVPPASYDHQGSGIDNRTATLHFILLGFPTQPAFRWLLFLVLLAAYLLTLVENARIILAIRSDGQVHKPMYFFLSNLSFLEMWYVTVISPKMLVGFLSHDETISFNGCMAQLYFFVXLCCTEYIRLAVMAFDRPVAICNPLRYPVIMTNQLCGALAGGCWFCGLVTAMIKMVFIAQLYYCGTPHINHYFCDISPLLNVSCEDSSQAELVDFFLALMVIAVPLCVVVASYATILNAILRIPSAQGRQKTFSTCASHPTVVILFYSTTLCTYARPKLMYAHDSHKAVSVLYTVIVPLLNPIIYCLRNREVKAALKKTILCKGREPREDMALSN is encoded by the exons ATGTTGACTCTGCCGGTGGCAGGCTCTATCAATGTCAGGAACCATAGGCTGGTGCTCAGGACATGGAAAAAACCTATTTTGTCTGTGCCCCCAGCCAGTTATGATCACCAAGGTTCTGGAATAGATAACCGTACAGCGACCCTACATTTCATCCTCCTGGGATTTCCAACACAGCCGGCCTTCCGGTGGTTGCTCTTCCTCGTGCTCCTGGCAGCGTACCTGCTGACCCTGGTGGAGAACGCTCGCATCATCCTGGCCATTCGCAGTGATGGGCAGGTGCACAagcccatgtacttcttcctgagCAATCTTTCCTTCCTGGAGATGTGGTATGTCACAGTCATCAGCCCCAAGATGCTGGTAGGCTTCCTCAGCCATGACGAGACCATCTCCTTCAATGGCTGCATGGCTCAACTTTACTTCTTTG ACCTTTGCTGCACGGAGTACATCCGCCTTGCTGTCATGGCCTTTGACCGCCCTGTAGCCATTTGTAACCCGCTACGGTACCCAGTTATCATGACCAACCAGCTGTGCGGTGCGTTGGCTGGGGGATGCTGGTTCTGTGGGCTCGTGACTGCCATGATTAAGATGGTTTTCATAGCTCAACTCTACTATTGTGGCACGCCCCACATCAATCACTACTTTTGTGATATTTCTCCACTCCTCAATGTCTCCTGTGAGGACTCCTCACAGGCTGAGCTGGTGGACTTCTTCTTGGCCCTCATGGTCATTGCCGTCCCCCTCTGTGTAGTGGTGGCATCTTATGCCACCATTCTCAACGCCATCCTCAGGATCCCTTCTGCACAGGGCCGCCAAAAGACGTTTTCCACCTGTGCCTCTCACCCGACAGTTGTGATCCTTTTCTATTCCACGACCCTTTGCACCTATGCCCGCCCCAAGCTCATGTACGCCCATGATTCCCACAAAGCAGTATCTGTGCTCTACACCGTCATTGTCCCCCTCCTCAACCCTATCATCTACTGTCTGAGGAACCGGGAAGTAAAGGCAGCCCTCAAGAAGACCATACTTTGCAAAGGACGTGAGCCCAGGGAAGACATGGCTTTGAGTAATTAA
- the OR10Z1 gene encoding LOW QUALITY PROTEIN: olfactory receptor 10Z1 (The sequence of the model RefSeq protein was modified relative to this genomic sequence to represent the inferred CDS: inserted 1 base in 1 codon), translating into MCLKEVEWTDEEVGRRVGQANATTWKGFVFLGFSSVGKLQLLLSVLFLSLYLVTLTSNVFITVVIRLDSHLHTPMYLFLSFLSFSEACYTLGVIPRMLSSLVMGGQAISYGGRAVQMFFSASWACTNCXLLAAMGFDREVAIRGPLHCASCMNPTSCAQLVATSFLSGYLFGLGMTLVIFHLPFCGSHEIQHFFCDTPPVLGLACGDTGPSELGILILSLLVLLVSFSFITISYAYILTAILRIPSTEGRKKAFSTCASHLTVVIVHYFCASFMYLRPKASYSLERDQLIAVTYTVVTPLLNPTVYSLRNQAVQTALKSAFQGRLLRRR; encoded by the exons atgtgtcTGAAAGAAGTGGAGTGGACAGAtgaggaggtgggaagaag GGTGGGCCAGGCCAATGCAACCACCTGGAAGGGTTTTGTGTTCCTGGGCTTCTCCAGCGTTGGGAAACTGCAGCTCCTGCTGTCTgtactcttcctctctctgtatcTTGTCACCCTGACCAGCAATGTCTTCATTACTGTAGTCATCAGGCTGGACAGCCACCTGCACACCCCCATgtacctcttcctttccttcctgtctttctctgaGGCCTGTTACACATTGGGCGTCATCCCTCGGATGCTCTCCAGCCTGGTCATGGGGGGCCAGGCCATCTCCTACGGGGGCCGTGCTGTCCAGATGTTCTTCTCTGCTTCGTGGGCCTGCACCAACT TCCTTCTGGCCGCCATGGGCTTTGACAGAGAAGTGGCCATCCGTGGCCCACTGCACTGTGCCAGCTGCATGAATCCTACCTCCTGTGCCCAGCTGGTTGCCACCTCCTTCCTGAGTGGGTACCTCTTTGGGCTGGGAATGACCCTGGTCATTTTCCACCTCCCGTTCTGTGGCTCCCATGAGATCCAGCACTTTTTCTGTGACACGCCTCCAGTGCTGGGCCTGGCATGTGGGGACACAGGCCCGAGTGAGCTGGGCATCCTCATCCTCAGCCTGCTGGTCCTCTTGGTGTCTTTCTCCTTCATCACCATCTCCTACGCCTACATTCTGACAGCAATCCTGCGGATCCCCTCCACTGAGGGGCGGAAGAAGGCCTTCTCCACCTGCGCCTCGCACCTCACAGTGGTCATTGTTCACTACTTCTGTGCCTCCTTCATGTACTTGAGGCCCAAAGCCAGTTACTCTCTTGAGCGGGATCAGCTTATTGCTGTCACCTATACTGTGGTGACCCCTCTCCTCAACCCTACTGTTTACAGTCTAAGGAATCAGGCCGTACAGACAGCCCTGAAAAGTGCCTTCCAAGGGAGACTGCTTCGTAGAAGATGA
- the OR6P1 gene encoding olfactory receptor 6P1: MGNLSGGHIAEFVLVGFPTSPPLQLLLFVLFLTIYLLTLLENALFISMIWLTPSLHRPMYFFLAHLSFLELWYINVTVPRLLGAFLTQDCRVSYVGCMTQLYFFIALACTECVLLAVMAYDRYLAICEPLRYPSLMPSSLATHLAASSWGSGFFSSMMKLLFISRLSYCGPNIINHFFCDISPLLNLTCSDKEQAELVDFLLALVMILLPLLAVVSSYTAIIATIVRIPTAQGRRKAFSTCACHLAVVVIYYSSTLFTYAWPRAMYTFNHNKVISVLYTVIVPFLNPAIYCLRNREVKDALRKLVLGRCH; encoded by the coding sequence ATGGGAAATTTGAGTGGAGGCCACATAGCAGAGTTTGTTTTGGTGGGCTTCCCTACCTCTCCACCCCTCCAGTTACTCCTCTTTGTCCTCTTCCTCACAATCTACCTGTTGACACTGTTGGAGAACGCACTCTTCATTTCCATGATCTGGCTCACTCCAAGCCTTCACCGCCCGATGTACTTTTTCCTTGCCCACCTCTCCTTCTTGGAGCTGTGGTACATCAATGTCACAGTTCCCCGTCTTTTGGGAGCATTTCTTACCCAGGACTGTAGGGTCTCCTATGTAGGTTGCATGACCCAACTCTACTTCTTCATTGCCCTGGCCTGCACTGAATGTGTCCTGCTCGCGGTCATGGCCTATGACCGCTACCTGGCCATCTGTGAGCCCCTCCGTTATCCTAGTCTCATGCCTTCCAGCCTGGCCACTCACCTTGCTGCTTCCTCTTGGGGTAGTGGTTTCTTCAGCTCCATGATGAAGCTTCTTTTCATTTCCCGACTGTCCTACTGTGGACCCAACATCATCAACCACTTTTTCTGTGATATCTCTCCCCTACTCAACCTCACCTGCTCTGACAAGGAGCAAGCAGAACTAGTAGACTTCCTCTTGGCTCTGGTGATGATCCTGCTCCCTCTGTTGGCTGTGGTTTCATCATATACCGCTATCATTGCCACCATCGTGAGGATTCCTACTGCCCAGGGACGTCGCAAAGCCTTCTCCACCTGCGCCTGTCACCTGGCCGTGGTTGTCATCTATTATTCCTCCACCCTCTTCACCTACGCGTGGCCCCGCGCCATGTACACTTTCAACCACAACAAGGTCATCTCTGTGCTCTATACGGTCATCGTACCATTCCTCAATCCAGCCATCTACTGCCTGAGGAACAGGGAGGTGAAGGATGCTCTCAGAAAGTTGGTCCTGGGCAGATGCCACTAG